The following are encoded in a window of Arthrobacter sp. SLBN-100 genomic DNA:
- the cofC gene encoding 2-phospho-L-lactate guanylyltransferase encodes MTDAWTVVVPVKGTAAAKSRLGGDPGLARTIALDTVAAALPVGRVVVVTSDAAAADFRALGAETVQDPGRGLSAAVLHGIKAAGPGQVAVLQGDLPALASAELEVALWLASAAELAFVADAAGTGTTLITAIDPERHRPAFGEGSRAAHGAAGYVELDLDETSGLRSDVDTWADLERLEGRLGRRTAEALRQSAR; translated from the coding sequence ATGACTGACGCCTGGACCGTCGTCGTGCCGGTCAAGGGCACCGCGGCCGCGAAGTCCCGCCTCGGGGGTGATCCCGGCTTGGCGCGTACGATCGCCCTCGACACGGTGGCTGCAGCGCTGCCGGTGGGACGCGTCGTTGTCGTCACCTCCGACGCCGCTGCGGCCGATTTCCGCGCTCTCGGCGCCGAGACCGTGCAGGATCCAGGCCGGGGGCTGTCCGCAGCCGTCCTTCACGGCATCAAAGCGGCGGGCCCTGGCCAGGTGGCCGTGCTCCAGGGCGACCTGCCGGCTCTCGCGTCGGCTGAACTCGAGGTCGCCCTGTGGCTCGCGTCAGCCGCGGAGCTGGCGTTCGTCGCAGACGCAGCCGGAACCGGCACGACGTTAATCACCGCCATCGACCCGGAGCGGCATCGCCCCGCGTTTGGCGAGGGTTCGCGTGCTGCGCACGGCGCCGCGGGTTACGTCGAGCTCGATCTCGACGAGACCTCGGGGCTGCGCTCGGACGTCGACACCTGGGCCGATCTCGAGCGGCTCGAGGGGCGGCTGGGCCGGCGGACGGCGGAGGCGCTCAGGCAGTCTGCGCGCTGA
- the npdG gene encoding NADPH-dependent F420 reductase, whose amino-acid sequence MGTFKIAVVGGSGPQGKALAYRFAHAGHTVVLGSRAAGRAEEAAAAVNAKLQGVGVGVGVVGAAENNAALQGADVVLLAVPYKGHAELVASLADNLAGKVLISCVNPLGFDQRGPYGLDVAESAAEEAARLAPNATVVGAFHHLSAPNLWASADLLDHEDVLVCGDDPEAKAVAIELAAAVTGRPGIDAGDLRLARQLEPLTAVLISINKRYKIRSGVRISGLTE is encoded by the coding sequence ATGGGCACGTTCAAGATTGCAGTAGTTGGCGGATCCGGGCCGCAGGGCAAGGCCTTGGCCTACCGCTTCGCCCACGCAGGGCACACCGTGGTGCTCGGATCCCGGGCAGCCGGGCGCGCCGAGGAGGCGGCGGCCGCCGTCAACGCTAAACTTCAGGGCGTTGGCGTTGGCGTTGGCGTCGTCGGAGCCGCGGAGAATAACGCTGCGCTGCAGGGCGCTGACGTCGTTCTTCTGGCCGTTCCTTACAAGGGCCACGCGGAGCTTGTCGCCTCACTCGCCGACAATCTCGCCGGCAAGGTCCTCATCAGCTGTGTCAATCCCTTGGGCTTCGATCAGCGGGGACCCTACGGGCTGGATGTTGCGGAAAGTGCAGCTGAGGAGGCAGCTCGTCTGGCGCCCAATGCAACTGTCGTAGGGGCCTTCCACCACCTGTCCGCGCCCAATCTGTGGGCGTCGGCTGACCTGCTTGATCATGAGGATGTCCTCGTCTGTGGCGATGACCCGGAGGCAAAAGCCGTCGCCATCGAGCTGGCGGCTGCCGTTACCGGACGCCCAGGTATCGATGCCGGCGACCTGCGGCTTGCCCGCCAGCTGGAACCGTTGACAGCTGTCCTGATCAGCATCAACAAACGGTACAAGATCCGCTCGGGCGTGCGTATCAGCGGCCTGACTGAATAA
- a CDS encoding flavin-containing monooxygenase, producing MTEANDTQALPADALFSLTAPTNTADTGAAPALIDTVIIGAGFAGLGAAIRLARSGDRSFVVVERGDDVGGTWRDNVYPGVACDIPSQLYSFSFRPRANWSRFFAPGAEILDYLQEAAREEGILPHLRFSSDVLALDWDDTTATWTVVTTRDSYRCRWVVVATGRLSEKRMPAVPGLRSFAGILVHSSEWPRDLDLAGKRVGLVGSGASAVQILPRIAAVADEVVLFQRSAPYVVPREDRAYTEVEKTGWLDDPGSLAELRARMFWDFEAGFAARLGATGHLTGLRDRARRNLEAQIPDPALRRALTPDYEVGCKRVVLSDDYYPALLRESVRLEQSAVAGVEGSRVEAASGAAYDLDVLIVATGFRSARPPIARRIRGRDGRTLDAVWSKGMAAHNSTTVAGFPNLFVIDGPNASLGHNSAVHMIESQIAFVLEALGYLRRRGVAVFHVRAERQAAYVAEIDRLAEATVWLTGGCRSWYVDERSRRLTLLWPDTASAFRERLARFDPADYLLSAQTA from the coding sequence GTGACGGAGGCCAACGACACCCAGGCTCTACCCGCCGACGCGTTATTCTCCCTGACCGCCCCCACGAACACCGCCGACACGGGCGCCGCTCCCGCCCTCATCGACACGGTGATCATTGGTGCCGGCTTTGCCGGCCTCGGCGCCGCGATCCGGCTCGCCCGATCCGGTGACCGGTCGTTCGTCGTGGTGGAGCGCGGCGACGACGTCGGCGGAACCTGGCGCGACAATGTATACCCGGGCGTCGCCTGCGACATCCCGTCGCAGCTATACTCGTTCTCCTTCCGGCCGCGCGCCAACTGGAGCCGCTTCTTCGCCCCCGGCGCCGAGATACTCGACTACCTGCAGGAGGCCGCCCGCGAGGAGGGCATCCTCCCGCATCTCCGCTTCTCGTCCGACGTGCTAGCGCTCGACTGGGACGACACCACCGCGACCTGGACGGTCGTCACCACGCGCGACAGCTATCGCTGCCGCTGGGTGGTCGTGGCGACGGGCCGGCTCTCCGAGAAGCGCATGCCCGCAGTGCCGGGGCTCCGCTCGTTCGCGGGCATCTTGGTCCACTCGTCCGAATGGCCGCGCGATCTCGACCTGGCCGGCAAGCGTGTCGGGCTCGTCGGCAGCGGCGCGTCGGCCGTGCAGATCCTGCCGCGCATCGCCGCGGTCGCCGACGAGGTCGTTCTCTTCCAGCGTAGCGCCCCGTATGTCGTTCCCCGTGAGGACCGAGCCTATACCGAGGTTGAGAAGACCGGCTGGCTAGACGACCCCGGGTCCCTGGCCGAGCTCCGCGCCCGGATGTTCTGGGACTTCGAGGCCGGTTTCGCAGCAAGGCTCGGTGCCACTGGCCACCTCACCGGGCTTCGTGACCGCGCGCGGCGGAACCTCGAGGCGCAGATCCCCGACCCCGCCCTCCGTCGGGCCCTCACGCCCGACTACGAGGTCGGGTGCAAGCGGGTCGTGCTCTCCGATGACTACTATCCTGCCCTGTTGCGCGAGTCGGTGCGCCTCGAGCAGTCGGCTGTTGCTGGCGTCGAGGGGAGCCGGGTCGAGGCGGCCTCAGGAGCGGCCTATGACCTCGACGTGCTCATCGTGGCGACCGGATTCCGCTCGGCCCGGCCGCCGATCGCGCGCAGGATTCGAGGCCGCGACGGCCGCACCCTCGACGCCGTCTGGTCGAAGGGGATGGCGGCGCACAACTCCACGACCGTCGCTGGCTTTCCGAACCTCTTCGTCATCGACGGACCCAACGCCAGCCTCGGCCACAACTCTGCTGTGCACATGATTGAGTCTCAGATTGCGTTCGTTCTCGAGGCCCTCGGGTATCTGCGCCGCCGGGGGGTAGCCGTTTTTCACGTCCGGGCGGAGCGACAGGCCGCCTACGTTGCCGAAATCGACCGCTTGGCGGAGGCCACCGTCTGGCTCACCGGTGGCTGTCGCAGCTGGTACGTCGATGAGCGGAGCCGCCGGCTGACCCTGCTGTGGCCGGACACCGCCTCGGCGTTCCGCGAGCGGCTCGCACGGTTCGACCCGGCCGACTACCTGCTCAGCGCGCAGACTGCCTGA
- the cofG gene encoding 7,8-didemethyl-8-hydroxy-5-deazariboflavin synthase CofG produces the protein MSKPAVLNPAPLTHALARLEDTGETDLAGATVLFGARGDNLDRLLTVASRLRDEGLARASRAGIITYSKKVFLPVTQLCQDRCHYCVFVETPGGLLKKGIPTYLPPEEILRIAREGAALGCKEALFTLGDRPENRWPVARQWLHDHGYTSTLDYIGAMADLVLTETGLLPHLNPGVMSFAELQRLRPVAASMGMMLETTATRLWSEREGVHFGSPDKDPALRMRVIDDAGRSRIPFTTGVLLGIGENDAERAEALFAIRASHERYGQVQETIVQNFRAKPGTAMQNETDLALEEYVAAVAVARIVMGPDHTIQAPPNLTDLTELLLLVRAGIDDWGGVSPLTPDHVNPERPWPEIETLAKLTAHAGFTLRERLTAHPAYLTDPETWLDPRVAPAVTALAEPVSLLAAESTRVRPAPPAARGPRCRPADTVAAAAATTVPPADRAVAAALTKASTDPAALTDAEYVSLLTARGDALDAVTALADEVRSAAVGDTLTYVVNRNLDSSLYSEGLTDDMVRRLVEEAITLGATEICVQGPIDRALRGTAYLDLARAIRTAGPDLSLHAYRPTEVLDGAHRMGVSVEVFLEGLREAGVTSVPGTGARILDDGVRALLSEGTDPPVDEWIRPIKAAHRAGLRSTATIVYGHVETPAQIVAHLRRLTRIQDETGGFSEFIAMPYVPFDVPSGVRAAAGEGPSLETSRALHAVARLMLHSRIDHVQAAWTKLGFHRARAVLAGGADDFGGLLLDGAIWPEAGGEGYREATPGDVQRIAAALGREARERTTSYTLVKGEFV, from the coding sequence ATGTCTAAGCCGGCCGTTCTGAATCCTGCCCCCCTCACTCATGCTCTCGCTCGTCTTGAAGACACGGGTGAGACGGACCTTGCCGGAGCCACGGTGCTCTTCGGAGCTCGAGGCGACAACCTCGACCGGTTGCTGACCGTTGCGTCGCGACTCCGCGACGAGGGCCTTGCGCGCGCCTCTCGAGCGGGCATCATCACGTATTCGAAGAAGGTGTTCCTCCCCGTTACGCAGCTTTGCCAGGACCGCTGTCACTACTGCGTCTTCGTCGAGACGCCAGGCGGCCTGCTGAAAAAAGGGATCCCCACCTACCTGCCGCCGGAAGAGATCCTTCGCATCGCTCGCGAGGGGGCAGCGCTCGGCTGCAAGGAGGCGCTCTTCACACTCGGCGACCGCCCCGAGAACCGCTGGCCGGTCGCGCGGCAGTGGCTCCACGACCACGGCTACACCTCCACCCTCGACTACATCGGCGCGATGGCCGATCTAGTGCTCACGGAGACCGGCCTTCTGCCGCATCTCAACCCCGGCGTCATGTCGTTCGCCGAGCTGCAGCGCCTCCGCCCGGTCGCCGCGTCGATGGGCATGATGCTCGAGACCACGGCCACACGGCTCTGGAGCGAGCGCGAGGGAGTGCACTTCGGGTCCCCGGACAAGGATCCTGCTCTGCGGATGCGGGTGATCGACGACGCCGGCCGCTCCCGGATCCCATTCACCACCGGGGTCCTCCTCGGCATCGGCGAGAACGACGCTGAGCGCGCCGAGGCACTCTTCGCCATCCGGGCGTCGCACGAGCGATACGGCCAGGTGCAGGAGACCATCGTCCAGAACTTCCGTGCGAAGCCGGGCACCGCGATGCAGAACGAGACCGACCTCGCTCTCGAGGAGTATGTCGCCGCCGTCGCAGTCGCCCGGATTGTCATGGGGCCCGACCACACCATCCAGGCGCCGCCGAACCTCACCGACCTCACCGAACTCCTGCTGCTCGTGCGCGCAGGCATCGACGACTGGGGCGGCGTCAGCCCGCTCACCCCCGACCATGTTAACCCCGAACGGCCCTGGCCCGAGATCGAGACGCTCGCCAAGCTGACGGCGCACGCCGGCTTCACTCTGCGCGAACGACTCACGGCGCACCCGGCCTACCTGACGGATCCAGAAACCTGGCTGGATCCCCGCGTCGCCCCCGCCGTCACCGCTCTGGCCGAGCCGGTGTCCCTACTCGCCGCCGAGAGCACACGCGTGAGGCCCGCGCCCCCGGCGGCGCGCGGGCCGCGTTGCCGGCCTGCCGACACTGTCGCTGCTGCTGCTGCCACCACCGTTCCTCCCGCCGACCGCGCCGTGGCCGCCGCACTCACCAAAGCTTCGACCGACCCGGCCGCTCTGACGGACGCTGAATATGTCTCCCTCCTTACCGCCCGCGGCGACGCCCTCGACGCGGTAACGGCACTGGCCGACGAGGTCCGGTCGGCAGCGGTCGGTGACACACTCACCTACGTCGTCAACCGCAACCTCGACTCGTCGCTCTACAGCGAGGGCCTCACCGACGACATGGTCCGGCGACTCGTCGAGGAAGCCATCACCCTCGGTGCCACCGAAATCTGCGTCCAGGGCCCGATCGACCGGGCGCTGCGGGGCACGGCCTACCTCGACCTGGCTCGAGCCATCCGCACAGCCGGGCCCGACCTCTCACTCCACGCCTACCGCCCCACGGAGGTGCTCGACGGGGCACATAGGATGGGCGTCAGCGTCGAGGTCTTCCTCGAAGGACTGCGGGAGGCAGGTGTGACGAGCGTTCCCGGTACCGGGGCGCGGATTTTGGACGACGGCGTGCGCGCGCTTCTGAGCGAGGGCACCGATCCGCCGGTCGACGAATGGATCCGGCCCATCAAGGCCGCTCACCGGGCAGGCCTTCGATCGACGGCGACGATCGTCTACGGTCATGTCGAGACGCCCGCCCAGATCGTCGCGCACCTGCGCCGACTGACCCGGATCCAGGACGAAACCGGTGGCTTCTCGGAGTTCATCGCGATGCCGTACGTGCCGTTCGACGTACCCTCCGGGGTGCGGGCGGCGGCTGGTGAAGGGCCGAGCCTCGAAACCTCGCGGGCACTCCACGCAGTCGCGCGACTGATGCTGCACAGCAGGATCGACCACGTGCAGGCGGCCTGGACAAAGCTAGGCTTCCACCGCGCCAGGGCCGTACTTGCCGGTGGAGCAGACGATTTCGGCGGTCTGCTACTCGACGGCGCCATCTGGCCAGAGGCCGGCGGCGAGGGATACCGCGAGGCAACGCCGGGAGACGTCCAGCGGATCGCGGCCGCTCTCGGCCGCGAGGCGCGGGAACGCACCACAAGCTACACACTGGTCAAGGGGGAATTTGTGTGA
- a CDS encoding fumarylacetoacetate hydrolase family protein, which translates to MAKQPCCEVRQHRRTSGHHRRGARSTSATPAQGGSPTSPTVRPSTPCAGRAVASAPSDLRGRTELCGTHGRERYRRAPEPAVFTKFLSSVTGAHTVLDLPTETVDFEAELVVVIGKEAFRVSEADAWDHVAGLTVGNDISERTRQRIGPAPQFSLGNSFPGFTPIGPWLVTPDEFADRDDLGVGCSINGKDMQDGRTNDLIFPIQGPLLGVALESGDEDGDPVLGQTREMVVTRPMPSMPICFWNDAGTSEYAEAYFDRYPGIWRHGDGITMTEHGGVVIHGRSDATINRMGVRIGSSEIGGRGLLRYRAQEGHTLGGHPSARPGRRHHRRSPASHPDRKEARSACQTGSPRLRPHRRREPRSDRRSPATRPIRQLLAL; encoded by the coding sequence ATGGCGAAGCAGCCATGCTGTGAAGTTCGCCAACATCGAAGGACCAGCGGCCATCACCGACGGGGCGCGCGGTCTACGTCAGCGACGCCAGCTCAGGGCGGTTCCCCGACGTCTCCGACGGTGCGGCCGTCGACCCCGTGCGCTGGGCGCGCCGTCGCCTCAGCCCCGTCAGATCTTCGCGGTCGGACTGAACTATGCGGCACACACGGCCGAGAGCGGTATCGACGAGCCCCCGAACCCGCCGTCTTTACCAAGTTCCTGAGCTCGGTGACCGGTGCACACACGGTGCTCGACCTGCCGACCGAAACCGTGGACTTCGAGGCCGAACTGGTCGTGGTCATCGGCAAGGAGGCCTTCCGTGTCTCCGAGGCGGACGCCTGGGACCACGTGGCGGGTTTGACGGTCGGCAACGACATCTCCGAGCGCACCCGCCAACGCATCGGCCCGGCCCCGCAGTTCAGTCTGGGCAATTCCTTTCCGGGCTTCACCCCGATTGGCCCGTGGCTCGTCACCCCGGACGAGTTCGCCGACCGGGACGACCTCGGCGTGGGGTGCTCGATCAATGGGAAGGACATGCAGGACGGTCGAACGAACGACCTCATCTTCCCGATCCAGGGTCCGTTACTCGGTGTGGCTCTCGAATCTGGGGACGAGGACGGTGACCCTGTCCTCGGGCAGACCCGAGAAATGGTCGTCACCCGACCGATGCCGTCGATGCCGATCTGTTTCTGGAACGACGCGGGCACGTCGGAATATGCCGAGGCATACTTCGACCGGTATCCGGGGATCTGGCGACACGGGGACGGGATCACCATGACCGAGCACGGGGGCGTGGTGATCCACGGACGCTCGGACGCCACGATAAACCGTATGGGGGTACGGATCGGCAGCAGCGAAATTGGAGGACGAGGACTCCTTCGGTACCGAGCTCAAGAGGGTCATACGCTGGGAGGTCACCCCTCGGCACGTCCCGGACGACGTCATCATCGTCGAAGCCCTGCCTCACACCCGGACCGGAAAGAGGCTCGAAGTGCCTGTCAAACTGGTTCTCCAAGGCTCCGACCTCACCGACGTCGTGAACCCCGAAGCGATCGACGATCCCCAGCCACTCGCCCGATTCGCCAACTTCTCGCATTGTGA
- the cofD gene encoding 2-phospho-L-lactate transferase, which produces MRITVLAGGVGGARFLRGLRHHLRRVMPDGAGGTTAEITAVVNTGDDMWLTGLRVCPDLDSVMYALAGVNDESRGWGRAGETERVSAELAAYGVGWPWFTLGDLDLGTHITRSHLLRAGLPLSQVTGRLAARWDIGVELLPMSDEEVETHVALEGSTPDAPQDIVHFEEWWVRHRARRPAREFIQAGLSEAAPAPGVLAAIFGADAVMLAPSNPVVSIGTILNVPGIREAIQATPAPVVGISPIISGAAVRGMADACLAAIGVRTGADAVALHYGARSAGGILDAWLIDSADAGLADLIAGAGVRPVVVPLWMNDVQTSAELAATALEAASAVATAEA; this is translated from the coding sequence ATGAGGATAACCGTGCTGGCAGGTGGTGTGGGCGGGGCGCGTTTCCTGCGGGGGCTGCGCCACCATCTGCGTCGGGTGATGCCGGATGGTGCCGGCGGAACAACGGCCGAGATCACCGCCGTCGTCAACACGGGGGATGACATGTGGCTGACGGGCCTGCGGGTCTGCCCCGATCTGGACTCGGTGATGTATGCCCTCGCGGGCGTCAACGACGAATCGCGGGGCTGGGGCCGGGCCGGCGAAACGGAGCGCGTCAGCGCCGAACTGGCCGCCTACGGCGTTGGCTGGCCATGGTTCACCCTCGGTGATCTAGACCTGGGCACCCACATCACCCGCTCGCATCTGCTACGCGCCGGGCTGCCGTTGAGCCAGGTCACCGGGCGGCTGGCGGCACGCTGGGACATAGGCGTGGAGCTACTGCCCATGAGCGACGAGGAAGTGGAAACCCATGTGGCGCTGGAAGGTTCCACACCCGATGCACCCCAGGACATTGTGCACTTCGAGGAATGGTGGGTCCGGCACCGCGCCCGGCGCCCGGCCCGGGAGTTCATCCAGGCCGGACTCTCAGAGGCAGCCCCGGCGCCGGGGGTGCTGGCGGCGATTTTCGGTGCCGACGCCGTCATGTTGGCCCCGTCGAATCCGGTGGTGTCCATCGGCACGATTTTGAATGTCCCCGGCATACGGGAGGCCATCCAAGCGACACCGGCCCCGGTCGTGGGAATCTCCCCCATTATTTCCGGTGCTGCCGTCCGGGGCATGGCAGACGCCTGCCTGGCCGCGATCGGCGTCAGGACCGGCGCCGATGCGGTGGCCCTGCACTATGGTGCCCGTTCCGCGGGCGGGATCCTGGATGCCTGGTTGATTGACAGCGCCGATGCGGGGCTAGCCGATCTTATCGCCGGTGCAGGGGTCCGGCCGGTTGTTGTTCCGCTGTGGATGAACGACGTCCAGACCAGCGCGGAACTTGCCGCAACGGCCTTGGAAGCTGCTTCTGCAGTGGCAACGGCAGAGGCCTAG
- a CDS encoding helix-turn-helix domain-containing protein, with amino-acid sequence MQPATPSITAIDKFEAEASSPTMWREVISQSILRLHFEAIGDEGFSGAVRANAEGGVHFAEIHATAHLVRRRPADIKDGRGAYVLCQLRAGRAEFTQNGRTALLSPGEFVVYDSTLPLEIIGRERNSSRFIAFPREMAGIAPAQMLDLTSRAIKSDSFLAPALSSTLTEAASVLGNLRPQSRLRALVGIVGLATALFLDELGGAPVEEGSGRLTFAELAQFIDRNLADPDLGPRSLAAAHFVSIRLIHRIFASEGATVGGWVRARRLERCREDLVLAEFGRTSVAAIADRWGIRSPSHFNQIFLQAYGELPSQYRKRVLRQ; translated from the coding sequence ATGCAACCTGCGACACCATCCATTACTGCTATCGACAAATTCGAGGCAGAGGCGAGCTCGCCGACCATGTGGAGAGAAGTAATCTCTCAGAGCATCCTGAGACTTCACTTCGAGGCCATCGGCGACGAGGGTTTCTCCGGCGCAGTGCGCGCGAATGCGGAAGGCGGTGTTCACTTTGCCGAAATCCACGCCACAGCACACCTCGTAAGGCGCAGGCCGGCAGACATCAAGGACGGGCGGGGTGCATACGTGCTGTGCCAGTTGCGTGCCGGCCGTGCGGAGTTCACGCAAAACGGCAGAACTGCCCTCCTCAGCCCGGGGGAGTTCGTAGTTTACGACAGCACGCTGCCCCTGGAAATTATCGGCCGTGAGAGGAATTCATCTCGTTTCATCGCTTTCCCGCGGGAGATGGCCGGCATCGCGCCGGCGCAGATGCTCGACCTTACCTCCCGGGCAATCAAATCAGACTCATTTCTGGCGCCTGCGCTGTCCAGCACCTTGACCGAGGCCGCGTCCGTCCTAGGGAATCTGCGTCCGCAGAGCCGCCTTCGCGCTTTGGTGGGAATTGTTGGGTTGGCGACTGCCTTGTTTCTCGACGAGCTCGGAGGCGCCCCTGTCGAAGAGGGTTCGGGGCGTCTGACGTTTGCTGAGTTGGCCCAATTCATCGACCGGAACTTGGCCGACCCGGACTTGGGCCCACGGTCCTTGGCTGCGGCGCACTTCGTTTCCATACGATTGATCCATCGGATCTTCGCGTCCGAAGGAGCGACGGTGGGCGGATGGGTGAGGGCGCGGCGGCTGGAGCGGTGTCGAGAAGACCTGGTACTCGCCGAATTCGGCAGGACTTCTGTTGCTGCGATAGCGGACCGATGGGGGATCCGCAGCCCATCTCATTTCAACCAGATTTTCCTGCAGGCCTATGGCGAACTGCCTTCCCAGTACCGGAAGCGAGTGCTCCGTCAGTAG
- the cofE gene encoding coenzyme F420-0:L-glutamate ligase, producing the protein MNQSKVAGFRVREAEEAPPQFTVVGISGIGEVAAGDDLLVLIGNAVEAEISAGDVVVVTSKIVSKAEGRSLQADSREDAITAETVRLVASKPHPGGVTRIVQNRLGLVLAAAGVDASNTPDGTVLLLPENPDASARALCMGLRQRFGFDLGVIITDTLGRPWRLGQTDLAIGAAGMAVTHDLRGTRDDFDRRMDVTITAVADEIAGAANLVLGKTSRRPVAVVHGMDHLIRPLEEPGARTLIRPADEDLFRLGSAEAHLEGFHEGFAAGQRSTVESVVTAEGSATA; encoded by the coding sequence ATGAATCAAAGTAAGGTGGCTGGCTTTCGAGTGCGCGAGGCTGAAGAGGCGCCCCCGCAGTTTACAGTCGTTGGGATCAGTGGAATTGGTGAGGTCGCCGCCGGCGATGACCTCCTGGTGCTGATAGGGAACGCCGTCGAAGCGGAAATTTCCGCCGGGGACGTCGTCGTGGTGACAAGCAAAATAGTTTCTAAGGCCGAAGGACGTTCTCTGCAGGCAGACAGCCGCGAAGATGCCATCACGGCCGAAACAGTGCGGCTGGTTGCCAGCAAACCACACCCCGGGGGTGTGACCCGGATCGTCCAGAACAGGTTGGGACTGGTGCTCGCCGCCGCGGGCGTCGACGCGAGCAATACCCCTGACGGCACGGTGCTGCTCCTGCCGGAGAACCCGGATGCGTCAGCTAGGGCCCTGTGCATGGGGTTGCGCCAGCGGTTCGGTTTCGACCTGGGGGTGATTATCACCGACACGCTGGGCCGCCCTTGGCGCCTGGGGCAGACCGATCTGGCTATCGGGGCCGCGGGAATGGCGGTAACCCATGATTTGCGCGGGACGCGGGATGATTTCGACAGGCGCATGGATGTCACCATCACAGCGGTGGCGGATGAAATAGCAGGTGCGGCGAACCTTGTGCTGGGCAAGACCTCTCGCCGGCCGGTCGCCGTGGTCCACGGCATGGATCACCTGATTCGGCCCCTGGAGGAACCCGGGGCGCGGACCCTGATCCGCCCTGCAGACGAGGACCTGTTCCGTCTCGGATCGGCAGAAGCGCATCTGGAAGGATTCCATGAAGGTTTCGCGGCAGGACAAAGGTCAACCGTTGAATCCGTAGTTACCGCAGAGGGCAGTGCTACCGCATGA
- a CDS encoding acetyl-CoA C-acetyltransferase, with protein MTEAYIIDAVRTPVGRRGKGLAGVHPLDLAAAPLSELVSRQGIESDQYDEVILGCIDQLGPNAMDIARNAWLAAGLSEAVPGTTIERQCGSGQQAISYAAQAVMSGTSDLIVAGGVQSMSSIPLAHANRAGDQFGFPDPFTGSESWARRYGNQEISQFRGAEMIAGKWGFSRSELEELALESHERALNAQRDGRFDREILPLAGLTIDEGPRNPDPEKLRSLSSITEGGLHTAATASQMSDGAAMLLIASKRAVDRYGLTPRARIHHVSARADDPVMMLSAPIAATRHALHRSGMTLDEMDLIEINEAFAAVVLAWQRETGADMAKVNVNGGAIALGHPIGATGARLMTTMLHELERRDARWGLQTMCEGGGQANVTIIERL; from the coding sequence ATGACCGAGGCATACATTATCGACGCCGTCCGCACTCCTGTCGGCCGAAGAGGCAAGGGACTCGCGGGTGTACATCCGCTCGACCTGGCTGCTGCGCCGCTTAGCGAGCTTGTATCCCGGCAGGGCATCGAGTCTGATCAATACGACGAAGTGATCTTGGGATGTATTGACCAGCTTGGGCCCAATGCCATGGACATTGCCCGCAACGCTTGGCTGGCAGCCGGGCTCTCTGAGGCCGTTCCAGGCACAACAATCGAGCGCCAATGCGGTTCCGGCCAACAGGCCATTTCATACGCTGCCCAGGCGGTAATGAGTGGCACCAGCGATCTGATCGTCGCCGGAGGAGTCCAGTCGATGTCCAGCATTCCGCTGGCTCACGCCAACCGCGCCGGTGACCAGTTCGGCTTCCCTGACCCGTTCACTGGATCGGAGTCCTGGGCCCGCCGCTATGGCAACCAGGAGATCTCCCAGTTCCGGGGCGCGGAAATGATCGCAGGGAAGTGGGGATTCTCCCGCAGCGAACTGGAAGAACTGGCTCTTGAATCCCATGAACGCGCGCTTAATGCCCAACGGGACGGCCGCTTCGACCGTGAGATCCTGCCCCTCGCCGGCCTCACTATCGACGAGGGCCCCCGGAACCCGGACCCCGAGAAGCTCCGGTCCCTGTCGTCTATCACCGAGGGTGGTCTGCATACTGCGGCCACCGCCTCGCAGATGTCCGATGGTGCAGCTATGTTACTCATCGCGTCAAAGCGCGCCGTTGACAGGTACGGGCTGACACCGCGGGCGCGCATTCACCATGTTTCGGCACGTGCGGATGACCCCGTCATGATGCTGTCCGCCCCCATTGCCGCGACCCGCCATGCACTGCACCGGTCCGGGATGACCCTAGACGAGATGGATCTGATCGAGATCAACGAGGCGTTTGCGGCGGTGGTTCTGGCCTGGCAGCGCGAGACCGGAGCTGACATGGCCAAGGTAAATGTCAATGGAGGCGCCATCGCGTTGGGTCATCCTATCGGGGCTACGGGGGCACGCCTGATGACCACAATGCTCCACGAGCTGGAACGCCGGGACGCCCGTTGGGGGCTACAGACTATGTGCGAGGGTGGGGGACAGGCCAACGTCACCATTATCGAACGGCTCTAG